The Heyndrickxia acidicola sequence AAGGATTTTTATCTCCAGGCAAGACAAAATGCAGAACAAGCCAATATCATCATAACCAATCACTCCATGCTTCTTGCAGATATCGAAAAGGATAATAGAATCCTTCCTGATTATGAGTATGCGGTAATTGATGAGGCACATCATTTTGAAAGGTCAGCCAGGCAGTATTTTGGATTGTCTTTAAAGTATGTGGCATGCAAATTTTTATTATCAAAAGCAAAATCATCTGATAACCAATCATTGCTTCCAAGATTGTACTCCTTATTGAGTAAAAGTGAAAGCATAGAGGAGGTTGAAGCGGCTCACCTGAATTCAATTCTAATTTCCCTTGAAGAGGATTTGGATGTTTTATTCCAGTTGCTTTCACAGCTGTTTCTAAAATCAACTAAAGCAAAACAAAAACAATTTCAAAAGCTTCAGATTCGCCTTGATTCCATCAGACAGCAGGAACCGCGTTGGAAGGCAGTACAAATGTGTGCTGAAAGAGTGGTGTCTTCACTAAAATCTTCACGGGGTGTCATTTACGAAAGGATAAAGAAGGCCGAGAAAAATAACAAAACGTTAAGCGAGAAGCATCAGTCGCTCATTGAAGAAGCATACACGTTTATGGAGGAATGGACAAAGCTTGAGGAGAATGTACGCCACCTATTTGTAATGCCGGAAAAAGGGACCGTGATATGGCTGGAAGGAGATACGCGTTCTCTTCCCAATAGTCTTTATATTCGATCACAGCCGGTTACAGTCCAAGATACTTTGGCAGAAAAATTTTTCGGTAAAATGAAAAGTACCGTATTAACTTCGGCTACATTGACTATCAACCATTCTTTTCGTTACTTTATGGACGAAATAGGCCTGGCTTCTTTTCAAAATGTTATAATCAAACAAATTGACTCACCATTTAATTATAAAAAAAATGCCAAGCTGATCATACCGAATGATATTCCTGAAATCAGGAAGGTATCGACCTTAGAATATGCGGAAGCAATGGCCAGTCATTTAATCCCGATTGCTCAGGCAACAAAAGGCAGAATGCTTGTTTTATTTACTGCGTATGACCTTTTGAGGCTGACGTATGATTTGATGAAGCAAAGCGGCCTTTTGGATGATTATTTGTTGATTGCACAGGGAATCTCTGCAGGAAGCAGAACGAAATTGACTAAAAACTTTCAGCGATTTGAAAAGTCCATTCTTTTTGGGATGAACAGTTTTTGGGAGGGGATTGATATTCCAGGAGAAGATTTATCCTGCCTTGTTATGGTACGGCTGCCGTTTTCCCCTCCGGATGAACCTCTTACTGAAGCTAAAAATGAATATATGAAGCAATTGGGGAAAAATCCATTTTCGGCATACGCTTTGCCTGAGGCGGTCCTAAGGTTTAAACAGGGCTTCGGCCGACTTATTAGAACTGAATCAGATAAAGGCCTAGTGATTGTTTTTGACAGAAGAATTGAAACCACTGCATATGGAAAGGAATTTATTCGCTCCATTCCTCCTGTTTCCATACATCATTCGTCATTAAATGAAATTCTGGAAATTGTCGATACCTGGCTTTAATTCACCAGGTTCAGTATTAGAACTAAAGAGAGTCTTACGAAAAGATGCCGCGAAGGACAGACAACATAAGGAGTTATCCTTTGTATAGAATGCAACAACTGACAACAGTCTTTCTAAAAAATGCGCTCTTAAAAAGAGCGCAAAGAAGTGTGGACTAGAAATCGTTGATTTTTGTATGCCATAGCACATATTGAATGGTATTTTTACTGTTATAATGAAAAAGAATGTTTCTTTAATAATAGTGTAGCCTTCAAATTAGGCTATATTAGTAACAAAATTTGTTTATAAAGGGGGATAAACATGGAAAGTGATATCGAAATTTTATCGACTATTACAGTGGATTACCAAGAAAACCTGTATAAAGTTGTCGATGTACTAAACAGGACTCTGAAGCGGAACAATCTTATGTTTGGATTGGCACTGGATCAACAGGATAAAACAAAAGCTATCTTTACAATTTATCGTACATAATGAGGTATAGTGATGAAAAAATGGATTTTGAGTCTAATTGTGGTGTTTTTAATTATTTTGGGATTTTTCATTAATGTTTATATCCAGGCGAG is a genomic window containing:
- the dinG gene encoding ATP-dependent DNA helicase DinG: MTHQFAVVDLETTGNSPKSGERIIQFSAVIIDEGKIIDQYSTFINPEIPIPAFIEELTGIHDEMVNDAPTFKEVAAEIYSLLHDRIFVAHNVLFDLNFLKGEFENAGYPAFHVSALDTVEMAKILLPTAYSYKLIDLAEYFSFVHDRPHQADSDAYVTAEILLKFTELARSLPLVTLEKLTELSPALKSNVDMFFREILKEKRHQISDLPLDLEVFRGIAIRKDSLKAAPHEYRVNSSYPYTPEDKEKVISKYIKNYQKRNGQFEMMDAVHDSFEKSTHSVIEAGTGVGKSLAYLIPCIFFAVQRQKKVIISTYTTQLQEQLLQNEINAVKKMVSLPFEAALLKGRNHYPNMFKFEQSLKEEDLQYDSVLTKMQLLVWFTKTNTGDMDELNLSSGGKIYWNRIKQDGWHLSHTRDPWAHKDFYLQARQNAEQANIIITNHSMLLADIEKDNRILPDYEYAVIDEAHHFERSARQYFGLSLKYVACKFLLSKAKSSDNQSLLPRLYSLLSKSESIEEVEAAHLNSILISLEEDLDVLFQLLSQLFLKSTKAKQKQFQKLQIRLDSIRQQEPRWKAVQMCAERVVSSLKSSRGVIYERIKKAEKNNKTLSEKHQSLIEEAYTFMEEWTKLEENVRHLFVMPEKGTVIWLEGDTRSLPNSLYIRSQPVTVQDTLAEKFFGKMKSTVLTSATLTINHSFRYFMDEIGLASFQNVIIKQIDSPFNYKKNAKLIIPNDIPEIRKVSTLEYAEAMASHLIPIAQATKGRMLVLFTAYDLLRLTYDLMKQSGLLDDYLLIAQGISAGSRTKLTKNFQRFEKSILFGMNSFWEGIDIPGEDLSCLVMVRLPFSPPDEPLTEAKNEYMKQLGKNPFSAYALPEAVLRFKQGFGRLIRTESDKGLVIVFDRRIETTAYGKEFIRSIPPVSIHHSSLNEILEIVDTWL
- a CDS encoding YpmA family protein, which translates into the protein MESDIEILSTITVDYQENLYKVVDVLNRTLKRNNLMFGLALDQQDKTKAIFTIYRT